The DNA segment TTCTCCATTTGTGAACAAACCGCTGGAAGGTAGCACAAAAGGATTTTAATTCATATTAAAAATAGATAAACCGCTACTTTTTAGGTGGTAAGTCAAATTAGACATTGTTACGTGATTGGTTATCGTTATAAGTGCGCTTGTTTAAAACCAAAATCGTGGCATTATATTGACTCGTATCATTTGTTTAACGCTATCTTCCATATATGCCGATAACATTCGTATTTAAAGGTCTAACCCCATGATCACCGACAGTCATATCATTGATATAGTATCAACACATCATTTGTTTTCGGCACTCACTGACGCTGAATTTAAGCAGTTATTTGCTACAGCAAAAAGATTTAAAGTGGAACCATTAGAGAACGTATTTCACCAAGGTGATGAAGCCAATCGATTTTACCTCGTGTTACGCGGACACCTTAAACTTTATCGTACTAGCCCAAGTGGCCAAGAGAAAGTGGTTGAAGTAATGCGCCAAGGTAATACCTTTGCTGAAGCATTAATGTTTAACAATAAGCCATTTTATCCGGTTGCCGCACAGGCCGTATCGGAAAGTGACCTGATTGCGATTGATAATGAAACATATTTAAAGATACTCAAGATTAATCCTGAAGCTGGTATCGCAATTATGGCGAATATGAGTATTCGTTTACACCATGATTTGAATGAAATTGAGATGTTGTCGGTTGAAAATGCTAAAAACCGCTTACTCTTATTCCTATTAAAAAACCTACAAGATAACAACGGTAATGAAGGTATTATTGAACTGGATATACCAAAACGTACGCTCGCATCGTTATTGTCCATTCAACCCGAAACGTTCTCTCGCTTGCTTAAAAAAATGACCAAAGAAGGTTTAATCGAAGAGCGAAAAGGGCTTATTCGCATTGTTGATATTGACGCGTTATATGCGGCGTCGGGTATTCCACTACAATCGGTGACGGGTAATATTCCTACGAAATTCGTACCGGGTGAGTAAGTTGTGAATAATGCTGTGCAGGTGATCTCGTTTAGCCATTTAGCGTTTGCATTTATTCCCGTCTTAGTGGCGTTGGCGATCTTATTGCAATGGCGATTACCGATTAAAAATGGTTTGTATGCTTTATCTCGTATGTTGATCCAGCTGTTATTAATTGGTTATTTTTTATCTTATATCTTTGAGTCACATAGTGCCGGAATTGTCGTTGGTGTACTGCTAATTATGGTGATAGCCTCCAGTTGGATTGCTTTAGGCGCGGTGCCAGACCAACGCTGGAAAATGTATAAATATGCGTTAGCCGCGGTGATCTTAGGCGGCGGTTTTACCTTATTTATTATGAGTGTGGGTGTACTTGGCCTAGACCCTTGGTATAACCCCCAATATATGGTGCCACTCGCGGGAATGGCATTTGCGAATGCAATGAACAGTGTCAGCTTATCCGCAGAGCGTTTACATGCCGAAATGCGGCGAGGAGAAGATTATCTTATCGCACGTCGTATTGCGCTAAAAGCATCGTTAATTCCGATCATAAATGCACTGTTTGCTGTCGGGTTAGTGTCTTTGCCTGGCATGATGACGGGGCAGATCCTTTCTGGCGTTTCGCCGTTTATTGCTGTGCGTTATCAGATAATGATCATGTGCATGATGTTCGGTTCATCGGTGATCTCCGCTGCATTTTTCTTATCGTTGATAAAACCTTTGATGTCGACTAAACCTGTTATGCTGAATAAAAATTAAGTTGTACAATACTGATACTTATCATCATGACTATAACCACGTTGTAAAATAAAGTAGAGGCTTCAATGAAAATAGTTAAATTATGGTATATATTTTCTATGCTTATTTTCGGTGTGGCTAATAGCGTGCATGCGACATCATCGGTATGGAAGGTGAGTAACGGCAAATCAAGTTTATATCTGGGTGGGACGGTGCATGTTTTAAGGGCCGATGATTACCCGTTACCAGCCGAGTTTGACCAAGCCTATGCATTGGCTGATACCTTGGTATTAGAAACTGATATGGCTAAATTAGCAAGCCCTCAATTCCAGCAAGCGATGCTACGCCAGCTTAGTTATTCTGAAGGTCAAAATTTAACGCAACACTTAACGCCTGAAACATATGAACTGTTAACTGCATATTGCGAGTCTCGCGGTATAGGTATGCAGGTCATTAATAACTTTAAACCGAGCATGATCTCGTTAATGTTAACCATGATTGAATTACAGCGTCTCAATTTCACTGGTATGGGTGTTGATCAGTACTATAATGATAAGGCCATCGCAGATGCTAAACCCTTAGGTAAGTTAGAAACTGTTGAGGAGCAACTGACGTTTATTGCCAGTATGGGTAAAGACAAAGAGGATGCTTTGATCCGCTACAGTTTAGAAGATTTAAAAACACTGCCAATATTTATGCAAGAAATGAAAGTGGCATGGCGTAATGGTGATCCGCAAGCATTGGTTGATCTTGCCATCACGCCTTTGATTAAAGATTTTCCCGACATCTATCAATCACTATTAGTACAGCGTAATAACAACTGGCTACCCCAAATTGAAGCGATGTTTAATAATCAACAAACGGAATTAATCCTGGTTGGAACGCTACATTTGGTTGGTAAAGATGGTTTGTTACAGCGACTCGAAGCTGCTGGGTATAAGATCTCGCCGTTATAATCGATAAAAATCGTGGTGAAAGCCAAAAATGGGCATTGGATTTTAGGAAGGTATTGATAGTTAGGATATGATACTTGTTAACTTATTATTATGTTTGAAGACTATCTATGCTGAAAATTTTTCGTTCTAAGCCGCTCATTGACGACGCCAGTTGTGAATGGATGTTTGATACTTTTGAGTGGGCGTTAACACATTTCGACCCACAAGAATTTTTTCAGCGCAGTCAGTTGATCCAACCAACGAATAATTTTTTTCCCGGTAATATCGACAGCCGTCACGGCATGGCAGAAACCATTTTTGATCACGTAGTTAAATATGCAGGATTAAGCCATTGGCCGCTACAGTTACAAGCACCGCAGAGTTTCAGTAGCCAACCGCCTGCATTGCTCCATTTATCTGTTATTAAACGAAATTCATCTGCGCCTAACACTTTGCCTGCATTGATCGTATCTCAGCCTTTAGCCATTACCTACAATCCACAGCAGGCATCAAAGCCGGGTGATCTAGCCTCGAGTTATGCCCATCATTTAGCCCAACATATTGTGGCTCAATCCCAACAATTACCGCCAGGTGGAGCTGAATATTTTAATGCGAGCACCGAGATAGTGGCTATTTTTATGGGTTTTGGGATCATGATGGCGAACTCTGCTTATACTTTCAGGGGCGGTTGTGGCAGTTGTTATAATGCGCAAGCCAATCGACAAGCCAGTTTGTCAGAAGACAATGTCGTCTTTGCATTAGCCCTGTTTTGCCGATTAAAAGGCATTTCAACCAGCGACGCGACCCGTAATTTGAAAGGTTATTTAAGACGTGATTTTAAACAGGCATTAAAGCAAATTGAGCGAGAGCCAGTGCGCTTACAGCAGTTATTGGCGTTAAAGTAGTATAACTACACCGTAAGTAGATAGAAACGAGAGAGCGAATGATCAAACCTGAGCGAGTTAAAGCTAGATTACAGACGACATTAAGAGCTAAATCGAAAGTGATGTCGAAATGGATCTCGACTTGTGTGATGGCTGTATTGCTAACCGCATGTGTAAGTGATGGCCGATATGATAATACCGATAGTGAGGCTGTATCACCAGATAAAGCGGTTGAGCAAGTTACTCCGCCTTCCTCAAAACCGACGAGAAGGCTTGGTCCAGAGCCAACCCCAGGTTTTAAGCGTCAGATGCTAGCCGCGGTGAATGCTGCTCGTGTCAGCGGTTGCCCCTGTGGTATGGGATGAGCAATTACAGCAATCAGCTTATGCCCATTCGCAAAATATGGCCGCTGGTGATTATTTCAATCATCGAGATAAACAAGGCCATCGAGTTGGAGAGCGGACTTATGCCGCTGGGTATAATTGGCGTGCTGCGGGTGAGAATATTGCAGCCGGTCAGCTCGAGGCTAGCGTTGTCATCCAGGGCTGGTTAGGCAGTAAAGGGCATTGCTTGAATATTATGGATGCGGAGTATTCGCAAATGGGCATGGCGCCTTATACTAATAAAAATTCCTATTATGGGATTTATTGGACACAGGTATTAGCGACGCCGTTATAGCAAAAGACCCTACTCATGATAAGTAAGGTCTTAATTTAAAGCGTTAGAATTACTAACTACTCTGAATCTTGTTCCGTTTCTTCAACTTTTTTTGTTTCTTCTTGATCTTGTCCACCACAGCCACCACAACAACTCATAATAATATCCTCTTTGTTCGATAAATTTAGTGTTAAGTAAAATACCCTGTCACTATAACTAAATGTATGACCCAAGTAATTGACTAATGTCATGTCGGTGAATAAAGCGTTCGTTTAATCATACTTTTTTAATCAACGTGGATGATTAAAAATTGTTATATTTATTATTCCCCCCAGTGTCAGAATAGTTGCATTGTTTCAATGTTATGCATCAGTTTGCGCTTATCGATAACCAGACATGGCGTATCTAATTCTAATTTATTTTTAGAGCAAGGATCTTAGTCACAGCGGGGATGCATGCCTTGCCTGCGTTTTTATTTCCTTCGACTAAAGCTGAAACAATAGCCCCTTCTTTAAGCATGAAAATCATGTCTGTAAGCGAGCTTACGTCTTCTGGATTTTCTATAAATAAACTAATTTTGTTCTTTATTAATGATCTGATGGCTTGTTTATGCGAACGACAGTACTGACGTATCAGAGAGTCGGTTACGCTGTATTCGGCGGCTGTATTGATAAAAAAACAACCTCTAAATGGGCTAAGTTCTGGCACCTTGTTATTAAACCAATCGTCTAAACCGTAAAATAGTGCAAGTATGGCGTTTTCGCCTAACTCTTCACTATCAATAATATCCTTAAACCACTGATTAAAAATACTATCTCGATATTCAAGAGTCGCTAATACCAGATCATCCTTACTAGAAAAGTGACTATATAGCGTTTTCTTCGCAATACCGGACTGCTTCAATATTTCATTAATACCAACAGAATTAACGCCTTTGCTATAAAAAAGTTGTAAGGCTGTTTGAATTAATACTAATTTCTTTTCATTCATGAATAACCCCTTGTTATGAAATATGTTGACACATGTAGACCACTCTGTCTACTATGACGGGTAGACAGAGTGGTCTACACAAAAGGAGATTATATGAAAAAATTTGTTTTTCCGATTATTGCGGGCACTTTTGCAACGCTAACTATCGGTGTTTTGGCTTATTTAGGTAGTATTACAAATTCTGTACTGTGGTTAATGGCCCCCTTTGGCGCTACGGTTGTCTTAGTTTTTGGCGTACCTAAAAGTCCACGTGCTCAGCCTAAGAATGTTATTTTTGGGCACTTATTAACAGCGTTTATCGGTGTGTTATTTGTTGAATATGTTGGCGTGGCACCTTGGTCGCTGGCTATTGCAACGGGATTAGCGGTTACTATTATGCTACTGACAAACACAACGCACCCGCCAGCTGGGGCAAACCCCATGGTTATTATGCTAGCAGGTCAAAGCTGGGCATTCTTATTTAATCCTGTGCTGATCGGAGCATGCGTGATTGTTGGTTTAGGGTTAATATTAAATAAATTGAGAACATCGTATTTTGAAAGTAGTGACTGAAGGATTATCATGAAAAAAATGTTTACTGTTTGATTGTAACGGTACTTTGGTTGACAGTGAAAGGCCCTGCAATCAGGGCTTTATCGCTAATAGGCTCAGTAGTAATTTGATGGTAAACAGTAATCGATTGTTGTCAGCTAGGCCACGTAATTTAGTCCCGACGAATGAGCCTATGATTGCACCCCGTCGCGCCGACGATAAGCCCTAAATCGGTAGCCTGGTTCACCGTTTTCGATGAACGTTTTAACTACCACGCCGTTTTTATAACGTGCGTTATGCGATTTATAAACGTTTGGACTCATAAAATTTAATTTTTAAATGAAAATAGTCGCTCTTTATTAAATAAGCTCGATTTTCTTAATCGGGATGATTGTAAGAATTAAAGAAGGTGATTATTGAGCAGAATATACATGCCGTTATTATTTGTTTTTTCTATCATTATAAGTGTCCAGGCTTATAGTGCTCAAACAAATGTGCTAAACACTCTTTCTCCCGTCAATGAAGCGCGTCAGGCGCTACAAACAAATCAGCGCAACATTGAACAATTAATTGAACAGGGTCGTTATCAGCAATTAAATAGCAGAAAACTACAGGCTCGGGATGAAACTAAACCCCTATTGCCGGATACAACTCAATGTTTACCCATTAATAATGTGTATTTACAGGGCATAACGCTATTTACGAGTCAGGATCTGGGTGGGCTAACCGCGCTACCTAAACACTGTATTACCAGTACACAATTAAATGTGTTGGTGAGAGAAATAACCCTGTTATACGTAAGCCGAGGATACATCACGACCCGGGTTAAATTTATACCACCGGATCAGCAGGCCAGATTAGGGTTGCAAATAATAGAAGGATTTGTCGAAGGTATCGACGATCCAAGCCAACGACTTAACTTAACCCAATTATTTCCCGGTGTAATCGAGCAGCCATTAAACTTGCGGGATTTGGAACAAGGCCTGGATCAGGCAAATAGACTGCAGTCAAATCAGGTTCAACTCGATATTACTCCCGGCAGTAAACTTGGGGGGTCATGGATCAAATTACATAATGACAGCGCCAAGCCGTGGCAGCTGTCAGCATCGATGGATAATTACGGCCAAGAAAGTACCGGCAAATGGATAACCCGGGTTGGCGCAACACTGGATAATCCATTCAATCTCTCTGACTTTGTTAATGTGAGTGTCAGTTCATCACTGACAGAGTATGGCGAAAGGTATAACCGAAGTTATTCATTATTGTATTCAGTGCCATTTGGCTATTTTACGGTTAATGGATTTGTCAGTTTTTCGGAATATTTAAATAATCAGCAGTTAAAAATTCACCGTGTTGCTTTACACGGTAAAACCCAACAAACAGGGATAAAAGCTGATTATGTGTTTTATCGCGATCAAGATCAGCTAGACAGCATCTTTACTCAGTTGTCGTATAAACAGGTAGATAACTATTTTGAGACGGTACGCCTCGATATCAGCAGCCCGACGTTAACTGTTGCCGAAGTAGGTGTTAGCCATATGCAGATTTTACCGGCAGGTCAGCTGAATTTGAATGTAAGTGTTGAACAGGGGCTCCCCTGGTTTGGCGCGGACAATAGCCGTGATAAGTTCAGTGCCTCTGATACCGAGCCAGAGTTTGTTAAGGGCAAATTATGGGTGAATTTCAATCAATATTTCAGCCTGTTTGACCGGAACTATTTATATAACGCGCTCTGGTATACCCAGTACAGTCCAGATTATCTACCTGGGGTGGAGTGGTTAAGTATATCTGACTCTGCAGCAGTGCGTGGTTTTAGCAACACATCGTTGTCAAGTGACGGCGGTTGGTATCTTCGTAACACTATATCTCATCGATTTCTAGGACTAGGAGGCATATTTACTGCACATATCAGTGCAGATGTTGGGCATTTATATGCACAACAAACAGCTATAGGTCTATCTACGGGCCTTAATTATAGCTATCAATGGCTCAGTATAGG comes from the Moritella yayanosii genome and includes:
- a CDS encoding Crp/Fnr family transcriptional regulator; the protein is MITDSHIIDIVSTHHLFSALTDAEFKQLFATAKRFKVEPLENVFHQGDEANRFYLVLRGHLKLYRTSPSGQEKVVEVMRQGNTFAEALMFNNKPFYPVAAQAVSESDLIAIDNETYLKILKINPEAGIAIMANMSIRLHHDLNEIEMLSVENAKNRLLLFLLKNLQDNNGNEGIIELDIPKRTLASLLSIQPETFSRLLKKMTKEGLIEERKGLIRIVDIDALYAASGIPLQSVTGNIPTKFVPGE
- a CDS encoding ABC transporter permease; the encoded protein is MNNAVQVISFSHLAFAFIPVLVALAILLQWRLPIKNGLYALSRMLIQLLLIGYFLSYIFESHSAGIVVGVLLIMVIASSWIALGAVPDQRWKMYKYALAAVILGGGFTLFIMSVGVLGLDPWYNPQYMVPLAGMAFANAMNSVSLSAERLHAEMRRGEDYLIARRIALKASLIPIINALFAVGLVSLPGMMTGQILSGVSPFIAVRYQIMIMCMMFGSSVISAAFFLSLIKPLMSTKPVMLNKN
- a CDS encoding TraB/GumN family protein yields the protein MKIVKLWYIFSMLIFGVANSVHATSSVWKVSNGKSSLYLGGTVHVLRADDYPLPAEFDQAYALADTLVLETDMAKLASPQFQQAMLRQLSYSEGQNLTQHLTPETYELLTAYCESRGIGMQVINNFKPSMISLMLTMIELQRLNFTGMGVDQYYNDKAIADAKPLGKLETVEEQLTFIASMGKDKEDALIRYSLEDLKTLPIFMQEMKVAWRNGDPQALVDLAITPLIKDFPDIYQSLLVQRNNNWLPQIEAMFNNQQTELILVGTLHLVGKDGLLQRLEAAGYKISPL
- a CDS encoding CAP domain-containing protein yields the protein MSAVAPVVWDEQLQQSAYAHSQNMAAGDYFNHRDKQGHRVGERTYAAGYNWRAAGENIAAGQLEASVVIQGWLGSKGHCLNIMDAEYSQMGMAPYTNKNSYYGIYWTQVLATPL
- a CDS encoding TetR/AcrR family transcriptional regulator, which produces MNEKKLVLIQTALQLFYSKGVNSVGINEILKQSGIAKKTLYSHFSSKDDLVLATLEYRDSIFNQWFKDIIDSEELGENAILALFYGLDDWFNNKVPELSPFRGCFFINTAAEYSVTDSLIRQYCRSHKQAIRSLIKNKISLFIENPEDVSSLTDMIFMLKEGAIVSALVEGNKNAGKACIPAVTKILALKIN
- a CDS encoding HPP family protein; its protein translation is MKKFVFPIIAGTFATLTIGVLAYLGSITNSVLWLMAPFGATVVLVFGVPKSPRAQPKNVIFGHLLTAFIGVLFVEYVGVAPWSLAIATGLAVTIMLLTNTTHPPAGANPMVIMLAGQSWAFLFNPVLIGACVIVGLGLILNKLRTSYFESSD
- a CDS encoding ShlB/FhaC/HecB family hemolysin secretion/activation protein, yielding MSRIYMPLLFVFSIIISVQAYSAQTNVLNTLSPVNEARQALQTNQRNIEQLIEQGRYQQLNSRKLQARDETKPLLPDTTQCLPINNVYLQGITLFTSQDLGGLTALPKHCITSTQLNVLVREITLLYVSRGYITTRVKFIPPDQQARLGLQIIEGFVEGIDDPSQRLNLTQLFPGVIEQPLNLRDLEQGLDQANRLQSNQVQLDITPGSKLGGSWIKLHNDSAKPWQLSASMDNYGQESTGKWITRVGATLDNPFNLSDFVNVSVSSSLTEYGERYNRSYSLLYSVPFGYFTVNGFVSFSEYLNNQQLKIHRVALHGKTQQTGIKADYVFYRDQDQLDSIFTQLSYKQVDNYFETVRLDISSPTLTVAEVGVSHMQILPAGQLNLNVSVEQGLPWFGADNSRDKFSASDTEPEFVKGKLWVNFNQYFSLFDRNYLYNALWYTQYSPDYLPGVEWLSISDSAAVRGFSNTSLSSDGGWYLRNTISHRFLGLGGIFTAHISADVGHLYAQQTAIGLSTGLNYSYQWLSIGLDASRGLVLSADDFPEENVQLLGRISVVF